The following are encoded together in the Variovorax sp. PBS-H4 genome:
- the glyS gene encoding glycine--tRNA ligase subunit beta produces MSTKNNLLVELFVEELPPKALKKLGDAFAGVLRDQLVAQGLADVSSVLTAYASPRRLAAHITNVGAQAADRAVSQKLMPVAVGLDAAGQPTPALLKKLASLGADAAAVPGLRRAMDGKAEALFFDSSAKGATLAEGLQKALAEAIAKLPIPKVMSYQLEAGSALPGWTSVSFVRPAHGLVALHGDGVVPVEALGLRAGRETHGHRFEAQRDPIVLRDANSYAVQLEEEGAVIAGFETRRFEIARQLAEAALSAGVGMQPIHDEALLDEVTALVERPNVLVCEFEREFLGVPQECLILTMKANQKYFPLLDAAGRLTHKFLVVSNIRPADASAVVGGNERVVRPRLADAKFFFDQDRKKSLASRVESLGKVIYHNKLGTQGERVGRVMRIAHAIGEQLGAASSDPTLAPRAVQAAQLAKADLVTDMVGEFPELQGVMGRYYALHDGLDPAVADAIEDHYKPRFAGDALPRGPVGIVAALADKLETLVGMFGIGNLPTGDRDPFALRRHALGVIRMLTERHLPLDLRKLIVQAYAAFNAPKAADHPLTDPTLALEAFIYDRLAGSLREQGASAQEVEAVLAPAPQRLGEVPKLLAAVRAFAALPEAPALAAANKRIGNILKKSPEADAHVSELLLKEPAEKALHAAMQKVLPTANAQFDAGDYTASLQTLAALRGPVDAFFDDVMVNAEQSDLRLNRLGLLMLLHRAMNRVAQLERLAA; encoded by the coding sequence ATGAGCACCAAGAACAACCTGCTCGTCGAACTGTTCGTCGAAGAGCTGCCCCCGAAGGCACTCAAGAAGCTGGGCGATGCCTTTGCCGGCGTGCTGCGCGACCAGTTGGTGGCCCAGGGCCTGGCCGACGTGAGCTCGGTTCTGACAGCCTATGCATCCCCTCGGCGGCTGGCGGCACACATCACCAACGTCGGCGCCCAGGCCGCCGACCGCGCGGTATCGCAGAAGCTGATGCCGGTGGCCGTGGGGCTCGATGCCGCCGGCCAGCCGACGCCGGCACTGCTCAAGAAGCTGGCGTCCCTGGGCGCCGATGCGGCTGCCGTGCCGGGCCTGCGCCGCGCGATGGACGGCAAGGCCGAGGCCCTGTTCTTCGACAGCAGCGCCAAGGGCGCGACGCTGGCCGAAGGGCTGCAGAAGGCGCTGGCCGAAGCCATCGCGAAGCTGCCCATCCCCAAGGTCATGAGCTACCAGCTCGAAGCCGGCAGCGCGCTGCCCGGCTGGACCAGCGTGAGCTTCGTGCGTCCGGCGCACGGGCTCGTCGCACTGCATGGCGATGGCGTGGTACCGGTCGAAGCGTTGGGCCTCCGGGCCGGGCGCGAGACCCATGGCCATCGTTTCGAGGCCCAGCGCGACCCGATCGTGCTGCGCGATGCCAACAGCTATGCGGTGCAGCTGGAGGAAGAAGGCGCCGTGATCGCCGGCTTCGAGACGCGCCGCTTCGAGATCGCGCGCCAGCTGGCCGAGGCCGCACTGTCGGCGGGCGTCGGCATGCAGCCGATCCACGACGAGGCGCTGCTCGACGAGGTCACCGCACTGGTCGAGCGCCCCAACGTGCTGGTCTGCGAGTTCGAGCGCGAGTTCCTCGGCGTGCCCCAGGAATGCCTCATCCTCACGATGAAGGCCAATCAGAAGTACTTTCCGCTCCTCGATGCCGCCGGGCGACTCACCCACAAGTTCCTGGTGGTCAGCAACATCCGGCCGGCCGACGCCAGCGCGGTGGTCGGAGGCAATGAGCGCGTGGTGCGTCCGCGCCTGGCCGATGCCAAATTCTTCTTCGACCAGGACCGCAAGAAGTCGCTCGCTTCGCGCGTCGAGTCGCTGGGCAAGGTGATCTATCACAACAAGCTCGGTACGCAGGGCGAGCGCGTCGGGCGCGTGATGCGCATCGCGCACGCCATCGGTGAGCAGCTGGGCGCGGCGTCGAGCGACCCGACGCTGGCCCCCCGGGCCGTGCAGGCGGCCCAGCTCGCCAAGGCCGACCTGGTGACCGACATGGTCGGTGAGTTCCCCGAGCTGCAGGGTGTCATGGGCCGGTACTACGCGCTGCACGACGGTCTCGACCCTGCCGTCGCCGATGCGATCGAGGACCACTACAAGCCCCGCTTCGCCGGCGACGCGTTGCCGCGTGGCCCGGTCGGCATCGTGGCCGCACTGGCCGACAAGCTCGAGACGCTGGTGGGCATGTTCGGCATCGGCAACCTGCCGACCGGCGACCGCGACCCGTTCGCGCTGCGCCGCCATGCGCTGGGTGTGATCCGCATGCTGACCGAACGTCACCTGCCGCTCGACCTGCGCAAGCTGATCGTGCAGGCCTATGCGGCCTTCAACGCGCCCAAGGCCGCCGACCATCCACTGACCGATCCGACCCTCGCACTCGAAGCCTTCATCTACGACCGCCTGGCCGGAAGCCTGCGCGAGCAGGGCGCCAGCGCGCAGGAGGTCGAGGCGGTGCTGGCCCCCGCGCCGCAGCGGCTGGGCGAAGTGCCCAAGCTGCTGGCGGCCGTGCGCGCCTTCGCGGCCCTGCCCGAGGCGCCCGCGCTGGCCGCGGCCAACAAGCGCATCGGCAACATCCTCAAGAAGTCGCCCGAGGCCGATGCGCATGTGAGCGAGCTGCTGCTGAAAGAGCCCGCCGAGAAGGCGCTGCACGCCGCCATGCAGAAGGTCTTGCCCACGGCCAATGCGCAGTTCGATGCCGGCGACTACACAGCCTCGCTGCAGACACTGGCTGCGCTTCGCGGGCCGGTCGACGCCTTCTTCGATGACGTGATGGTCAACGCCGAGCAGTCCGACCTGCGGCTCAACCGGCTGGGGCTGCTGATGCTGCTGCATCGGGCCATGAACCGGGTGGCGCAGCTGGAGCGGCTGGCCGCCTGA
- the glyQ gene encoding glycine--tRNA ligase subunit alpha encodes MLTFQQIILKLQAYWDAQGCALLQPYDMEVGAGTSHTATFLRALGPEPWKAAYVQPSRRPKDGRYGENPNRLQHYYQYQVVLKPAPANILELYLGSLEALGFDLKKNDIRFVEDDWENPTLGAWGLGWEVWLNGMEVTQFTYFQQVGGIDCRPISGEITYGLERLAMYIQGKESIFDLEWAPGISYGDVYHQNEVEQSTYNFEHSDADFLFTAFAAHEKQAKHLMEQKLALPAYEQVLKAAHSFNLLDARGAISVTERAAYIGRIRNLARSVAQSYYESRERLGFPMAPREWVAEMTKKVA; translated from the coding sequence ATGCTCACCTTCCAACAAATCATTCTCAAGCTGCAGGCCTACTGGGACGCCCAGGGCTGTGCGCTGCTGCAACCTTACGACATGGAGGTGGGGGCCGGCACCTCGCACACCGCGACTTTCCTGCGCGCGCTCGGCCCCGAGCCCTGGAAGGCCGCCTATGTGCAGCCCAGCCGTCGGCCCAAGGACGGTCGATACGGCGAAAACCCCAACCGGCTGCAGCACTACTATCAGTACCAGGTCGTGCTGAAGCCGGCTCCGGCCAACATTCTCGAGCTCTACCTGGGCTCGCTCGAGGCACTGGGCTTCGATCTGAAGAAGAACGACATCCGCTTCGTCGAGGACGACTGGGAAAATCCCACGCTGGGCGCCTGGGGCCTGGGCTGGGAGGTCTGGCTCAACGGCATGGAAGTCACGCAGTTCACCTACTTCCAGCAGGTCGGCGGCATCGACTGCCGGCCCATCAGCGGTGAGATCACCTACGGCCTCGAACGCCTGGCCATGTACATCCAGGGCAAGGAAAGCATCTTCGATCTGGAATGGGCACCCGGCATCAGCTATGGGGACGTGTACCACCAGAACGAGGTCGAGCAGTCGACCTACAACTTCGAGCACAGCGACGCGGACTTCCTGTTCACCGCCTTCGCCGCGCACGAGAAGCAAGCCAAGCACCTGATGGAGCAGAAGCTCGCGCTGCCGGCGTACGAGCAAGTGCTCAAGGCGGCCCACAGCTTCAACCTGCTGGACGCGCGCGGCGCCATCAGCGTGACCGAGCGAGCGGCATATATCGGCCGCATCCGCAATCTTGCGCGCAGCGTGGCGCAGAGCTACTACGAAAGCCGTGAACGCCTCGGCTTCCCGATGGCGCCGCGCGAGTGGGTGGCCGAGATGACGAAGAAGGTGGCCTGA